Part of the Sulfobacillus acidophilus DSM 10332 genome, GGGGAGCGAGTGAGCCCATCAGGATGGCGAGACCGCCATCACTACGGTAGGCCGTTTCCAGTGAGCGGATAACCTCAGGATCCTTTGAATGGTGCCCTTCAAAATAGGTACTAAAGGGCTCGCCGGTGACGGTGGGACGGTCAGGATGCAACAGTCCGTCGATGCGAGAAAGTTCGCCTAAAATAGCCGAGATGCCGCCGGCCCGTTCCACATCCTCCATATGCCAGTGGGAAGCGGGTGAGACTTTGCACAAATGCGGCACTTTCTGAGAAATTTCATTGATACGTTCGAGCGGGAAGTCGATGCCCGCCTCTTGGATTAGTGCCAATGTGTGTAAAACGGTGTTGGTGGATCCTCCCATGGCCATGTCGAGCGCAAAGGCGTCCCAAATGGCATCCGCCGTCACGATGTCCCGAATTTTGACATCGGCTTTGGCTAACGCAACGATTCGTCGGCCCGCTTCCTTAAAGAGTTCGTCCCGCCGGGGATCAATGGCCAAAATGCTGCCGTTGCCGGGCAAGGCGACGCCGAGTGCTTCGGACAGACAATTCATCGAATTGGCTGTGAACATACCGGAGCACGAACCACAACTCGGACACGCGGCCGCTTCGAGCTCCATTAATTGATCGGGGCTCATGGTACCGGCGGTGACGGCACCCACCCCTTCGAAGACCGAGATGAGGTCGACCGCACGTCCATTCCAGCGACCGGCCGCCATCGGCCCACCGGACACGAAGATGGTCGGAATGTTGACCCGCAGCGCCCCCATGAGCATGCCGGGCACAATTTTGTCGCAATTAGGAATACAAATCATACCGTCAAACGCATGCGCCCGTACCATGGTCTCGATACTATCGGCAATAATTTCCCGACTGGGTAAGGAATAACGCATACCAAAATGGCCCATGGCGATGCCGTCATCAACCCCGATGGTATTAAATTCAAAGGGGACTCCGCCGGCTTCCCGGACGGCCTCGGCGATTAATCGGCCAATGCGGGCCAAGTGGGTGTGGCCCGGAATGATTTCCACGAAAGAGTTGGCAATGGCAATAAATGGCCGATCCCATTCATGGTCTTTAACCCCAGCGGCGCGCAGAAGACTCCGATGTGGGGCGCGGTCGATCCCGCGTTTGATGGTATCGCTTCGCATAGAATCCCCCTTTATGACGTACTCTAATCGGCAAAATGGTTTCCCGTAAGGTTGCCTTGTCAAGCAGTATACACGCCTTAACCGGGATTTTCATCACAATTCTGAGCGGGAAACGCCGATTCGTTGACGCTCCGGAGACAAATCGGTATGATTTGGTTAACACGGATGGACGTGATGAAGTAAGGAAGAAATAGGGATTCGGGTGTCTAGAGAGCAAGGGCGTCGGTGAAACCTTGTCCCCGAACCCTAGGGTGCACCTTACCGAGCGTCGGGGATGGCCCCCGGATATCGGCCGCCTGAGTGAGAAAACAGAGTGGAACCGCGACAGTCGCCTCTGCCCGAACGAGGCGGCTCTATTTATGTCAGGGAAAGGGTGCGACCCATGATCCAAGTTTACGATAGCCTACGACGTGCGAAAGTACCGTTGACGCCCCGTGAGCCGGGACATGTAAAAATTTATGTGTGTGGCGTCACGCCCTATGCCGAGAGCCATCTGGGTCATGCCCGGCCCGCCGTGGTATGGGATGTCATCCGCCGTCATTTACGGCGTCGCGGCTATCGGGTCACGTTTGTGCAAAATTTCACCGACATTGACGACAAAATTATTGCCCGTTCCCGGCAACTGGGGATGTCGGCGGCGGAACTGGCCGAGCGGCACATTCAGCAATATGAGATGGTCATGAAACGGCTGGGCGTGCGGCCGCCCGATTTTTCTCCTCGGGTCACCGACAATATCGCGACCATTATTGGGTTTATTCAACAGTTAGTCGATCGGGGGGCTGCCTATTCTTCGCACGGTGACGTCTATTTCCGGGTGGCTCGGGACCCTCTGTACGGATCTTTGTCGGGTCGGCAACTGAAAGATATGCGCGAAGGGGCCCGCATCGAGCCCAGTCCTTGGAAA contains:
- a CDS encoding Dihydroxy-acid dehydratase (PFAM: Dehydratase family~TIGRFAM: dihydroxy-acid dehydratase~COGs: COG0129 Dihydroxyacid dehydratase/phosphogluconate dehydratase~HAMAP: Dihydroxy-acid dehydratase~InterPro IPR000581:IPR004404~KEGG: bts:Btus_1022 dihydroxy-acid dehydratase~PFAM: Dihydroxy-acid/6-phosphogluconate dehydratase~PRIAM: Dihydroxy-acid dehydratase~SPTR: Dihydroxy-acid dehydratase;~TIGRFAM: Dihydroxy-acid dehydratase), translating into MRSDTIKRGIDRAPHRSLLRAAGVKDHEWDRPFIAIANSFVEIIPGHTHLARIGRLIAEAVREAGGVPFEFNTIGVDDGIAMGHFGMRYSLPSREIIADSIETMVRAHAFDGMICIPNCDKIVPGMLMGALRVNIPTIFVSGGPMAAGRWNGRAVDLISVFEGVGAVTAGTMSPDQLMELEAAACPSCGSCSGMFTANSMNCLSEALGVALPGNGSILAIDPRRDELFKEAGRRIVALAKADVKIRDIVTADAIWDAFALDMAMGGSTNTVLHTLALIQEAGIDFPLERINEISQKVPHLCKVSPASHWHMEDVERAGGISAILGELSRIDGLLHPDRPTVTGEPFSTYFEGHHSKDPEVIRSLETAYRSDGGLAILMGSLAPRGAVIKTAAIETGQDIFEGPARVFDSEEAALEGIRAGIEPGTVVVIRYEGPKGGPGMPEMLSPTSLLMGMGRGHDVALITDGRFSGGTRGFCVGHVSPEAASGGPIALVRDGDIIRIDIPARRMDLLVEEDELERRRQSLPPFQPKVQEGWLRRYSWFVTSADTGAVLSHDPT